A single Anopheles funestus chromosome 2RL, idAnoFuneDA-416_04, whole genome shotgun sequence DNA region contains:
- the LOC125766525 gene encoding uncharacterized protein LOC125766525, translated as MAIPSSRVLINDLDNKDELYAVLQEELRKSGIKYRKEKNSKASNEKPKCKRIFKTPLHALELTDVLLANGGIVQIPLFVSNACQFILENVDTEGLFRKAGSTKRQQQIKASLESGIPLGKSHHVIDVANIIKTFFRDLPEALLPSGNVQEALIRCLLGGNDDKVHKLMMTCLLLPPLTLNTLAYFVQFLHTVSMHAEKNRMTAENLAIILTPSIMPITESVQQRFNSHVKVLLLLIENSQQIGLVPEVILSQLKEDTGSNISMALTNVTDKKKKKRRSGSLTRMFNGFKKMVSAIGSSENLDRTDERGENDPTMVIGTPCLSKSAKKRKVTDGIAFSAKKKKEVTSLLPDNHDLLPCTPLVIKEPKKSRLSLGGSKKPSKVVQRLLPTGSIPSITEGKPMERRWSVVGAPWGRKKQNRHKVQETENSTDMLDAGAKAEDEFDADPAGKSLLLAGGRMSPVVSMPCLFSAERLCATADKMNDELTESKEEDEDETNRDDFLKIRRSEYEAIKKRMSDIESKLSKEFTALVGRDDVLLDNVEDKYRQTLEHTEPIEATCATTDQLAKRLSRELKIRQSGEHKVIRSPSARKIGTIRRRSREAVRLSRNQSWHVGNGARDLPATVTTGTVDLSFYPKSGVLKRGRPNTVQSGLKAPDTTMTTPCPEPETMELAAEKQSAKPPPRSSGGNFTDEEKEEQWVNAESYFETHNVTDDNASSVMDSTAEFLTPCKVLMEDYFKTPDQHSRRASLRSASKQQQPATFCTPTPLVSRVDVNIQSAKTPMLPPVVPPRIKTPARTPKLPPRTPSSALRQANSASLLKSHFTPLQEAQSGRASIARIRSQNAGMVMAKAKLFDGLVSNASLELQSAAGATNRTPIAKRRQSGMFRSTFDTMVNGRESAVHIPQVQKLRSASAQHTNVHRSPRKSTPRKRAFTKSTHGGGINRREKLRHATKGPAGSVTSAVGVSSKVLLNSPRIVRRLQENVQEHLAATNVNVVCLSPNVKDVNSGKAIASPRLTTPHIRKQLLRNSPRRILAATPGRDNRMPHGERFQTPLKATPLSRFAISAAPGFENSPERSPHTRAANVR; from the exons ATGGCAATTCCATCATCGCGAGTGTTAATAAACGATCTGGATAACAAAGATGAACTATACGCAGTGTTGCAGGAAGAGTTACGCAAAAGTGGTATCAAATATCGGAAGGAGAAAAACTCGAAAGCATCAAAT GAAAAACCCAAGTGTAAACGCATCTTCAAAACACCCTTACATGCACTAGAGCTCACCGATGTGCTGCTAGCGAACGGCGGAATAGTACAAATTCCCCTGTTCGTATCAAACGCATGTCAGTTTATACTCGAAAATGTAGACACGGAAGGACTGTTTCGGAAAGCTGGTTCCACCAAACGCCAACAACAGATAAAG GCGAGTTTGGAGTCGGGCATTCCGTTGGGCAAATCGCACCACGTAATTGACGTTGCCAACATTATAAAGACATTCTTCCGCGATCTGCCCGAGGCACTTTTACCATCCGGAAACGTACAGGAAGCACTCATCCGATGTTTGCTCGGTGGCAACGATGATAAGGTGCACAAGCTGATGATGACCTGTTTGCTATTGCCACCGTTGACGCTCAACACCCTTGCATACTTCGTGCAGTTCTTACACACGGTCTCCATGCATGCCGAAAAAAATAGGATGACGGCGGAAAATTTGGCCATCATATTAACACCTAGCATTATGCCAATCACCGAATCGGTTCAGCAAAGGTTTAACAGTCACGTCaaggttttgctgttgctgattgAAAATTCTCAACAGATTGGTCTCGTCCCAGAGGTAATCCTTAGCCAGCTGAAGGAAGATACTGGAAGCAATATAAGCATGGCATTAACGAATGTGACggacaaaaagaagaaaaagcgtcgcagcggATCACTTACGCGCATGTTCAACGGTTTCAAGAAAATGGTCAGTGCCATTGGATCATCGGAGAATTTGGACAGAACAGATGAAAGGGGTGAAAACGATCCGACAATGGTGATCGGTACGCCTTGTTTAAGCAAATcagcaaagaaaaggaaagtgaCGGATGGAATTGCTTTCagtgccaaaaaaaa GAAAGAAGTAACATCCCTATTGCCGGATAACCATGATCTTCTACCTTGCACGCCGCTCGTTATAAA GGAACCGAAGAAAAGTCGCCTAAGCCTTGGAGGAAGTAAAAAACCCAGCAAAGTGGTACAACGTCTGCTACCGACCGGTTCAATACCATCAATTACCGAAGGCAAACCAATGGAACGACGTTGGAGTGTGGTCGGTGCACCATGGGgacggaaaaaacaaaatcgccaCAAAGTGCAGGAAACGGAAAACAGCACAGACATGCTCGATGCGGGAGCAAAGGCTGAGGATGAGTTTGATGCGGATCCGGCAGGCAAATCGCTTTTGCTTGCCGGGGGTCGCATGTCGCCAGTCGTCTCGATGCCCTGCCTCTTCAGTGCTGAGAGGTTGTGTGCCACGGCAGATaaaatgaatgatgaattAACAGAGTCGAAAGAAGAGGATGAAGATGAAACCAATCGCGATGATTTCCTTAAGATCCGGCGTAGCGAGTATGAAGCGATTAAAAAACGAATGTCGGACATTGAGTCTAAGCTGTCGAAAGAGTTCACCGCACTGGTTGGACGAGACGACGTGCTGTTGGATAATGTCGAAGACAAGTATCGACAGACGCTGGAACATACGGAACCGATCGAGGCAACATGCGCCACAACGGATCAGTTGGCAAAGAGGCTCAGTCGCGAGTTGAAGATTCGCCAGAGCGGTGAACACAAGGTGATCCGATCGCCGAGTGCAAGAAAGATTGGTACTATTCGTAGGCGTAGCCGAGAGGCTGTTCGTCTCTCGCGCAATCAGTCGTGGCACGTTGGTAATGGGGCACGAGATTTACCGGCTACCGTCACGACTGGTACGGTGGATCTTTCCTTCTATCCCAAGTCCGGTGTGTTGAAGCGCGGTCGTCCGAACACGGTACAGAGCGGGTTAAAAGCTCCGGATACAACGATGACCACACCCTGTCCGGAACCAGAAACAATGGAGTTGGCGGCGGAAAAGCAATCCGCAAAACCACCCCCCCGTTCAAGCGGTGGCAACTTCACGgatgaagaaaaggaagaacaaTGGGTTAATGCGGAAAGCTACTTTGAGACGCATAACGTCACCGATGATAACGCATCGAGTGTAATGGATTCAACTGCCGAGTTTCTGACGCCGTGTAAGGTGCTGATGGAAGATTATTTCAAAACGCCGGATCAACATTCCCGCCGTGCATCGTTAAGATCGGCttcaaaacagcaacagcctGCAACCTTCTGCACTCCCACACCGTTAGTATCGCGAGTTGATGTGAACATCCAGAGTGCGAAGACGCCCATGCTTCCACCGGTAGTTCCACCACGCATAAAAACTCCCGCCCGGACGCCCAAACTTCCACCGCGCACACCGAGCAGCGCGCTACGGCAGGCAAATTCAGCCAGCTTGCTTAAGTCTCACTTTACACCGCTACAAGAGGCTCAGAGCGGTCGTGCATCAATCGCCCGAATTCGGAGCCAAAATGCAGGCATGGTTATGGCTAAAGCCAAACTTTTCGATGGACTCGTATCGAACGCTAGCCTAGAGTTGCAATCCGCAGCAGGAGCGACGAATCGAACACCGATCGCAAAACGGCGCCAGAGTGGAATGTTCCGATCGACATTCGATACAATGGTCAATGGTCGTGAATCGGCTGTTCACATTCCACAAGTGCAGAAGCTACGATCTGCTTCTGCACAACACACAAACGTACACCGCAGTCCCAGGAAATCGACACCGCGAAAACGTGCCTTCACGAAGTCGACACACGGCGGAGGAATTAATCGACGTGAAAAGCTCCGGCATGCAACAAAGGGTCCTGCGGGCAGTGTAACGTCGGCCGTAGGAGTTTCCTCCAAGGTCCTGCTCAACTCTCCGCGAATTGTGCGCCGGCTGCAGGAGAATGTGCAGGAACATCTAGCAGCGACAAATGTGAATGTCGTATGTCTCTCGCCGAACGTAAAGGACGTGAACAGCGGAAAGGCGATAGCCTCGCCTAGACTAACGACACCACACATCCGTAAGCAATTGTTACGGAACTCGCCTAGACGTATCCTGGCTGCGACACCGGGGCGAGACAATCGTATGCCGCACGGTGAGCGATTTCAAACGCCACTGAAAGCCACACCACTATCCCGCTTCGCAATCAGCGCTGCACCCGGTTTTGAGAACAGTCCCGAACGATCACCCCATACACGGGCGGCAAATGTTCGTTAG